A genomic region of Melopsittacus undulatus isolate bMelUnd1 chromosome 5, bMelUnd1.mat.Z, whole genome shotgun sequence contains the following coding sequences:
- the IRAK4 gene encoding interleukin-1 receptor-associated kinase 4 isoform X2 — translation MSTPVTMSTYVRCLSYGLMRQLADFIDPQEGWKKLAVDITNPTGESRYNQMHIRRFEAFVQMGKSPTCELLYDWGTTNCTVADLVDLLIRNQFLAPASLLLPEAARMAQEVTLPLSSQETLPIHEKQLPVQEKEVASVQPVLAQSTEKQHSAPFFSQENSSSQSSNTGFHNFSFHDLESVTNNFDARPESAGGNKLGEGGFGVVFKGYINGRNVAVKKLIAMVDVSVQDLKQQFDQEIKLMAKCQHENLVELLGFSSDGAQPCLVYEYMPNGSLLDRLACLDDTPPISWNTRCKIVQGTANGINFLHENNHIHRDIKSANILLTDTYMPKISDFGLARASVTFTRTIMTERIVGTAAYMAPEALRGEITPKSDIFSFGVVLLEIITGLPPVDDKREPQLLLGIKDEIEDEEATIEDYVDEKMSDWDAPSVHKMYSIADRCLNEKKNRRPDMKMVQQHLQEINIL, via the exons ATGAGCACGCCGGTGACGATGTCAACGTACGTCCGGTGCCTCAGCTACGGGCTCATGAGGCAGCTGGCAGACTTCATCGACCCGCAGGAAGGGTGGAAGAAGTTAGCAGTAGATATAACCAACCCGACCGGTGAAAGCAGATACAACCAAATGCACATAAG gAGATTTGAGGCATTTGTCCAAATGGGAAAGAGCCCCACATGTGAATTGCTTTATGACTGGGGAACCACAAACTGTACAGTTGCTGATCTTGTGGACCTCCTGATTAGGAATCAGTTTCTAGCACCAGCAAGCCTTTTGCTTCCAG AAGCTGCAAGGATGGCACAAGAAGTTACATTACCTCTTTCTTCGCAGGAAACATTACCTATACATGAGAAACAACTGCCTgtacaggaaaaagaagtggCCTCTGTACAGCCTGTTTTAGCTCAGAGTACTGAGAAGCAACATTCAGCTCCTTTTTTCAGTCAAGAAAACAGTAGCTCACAGTCCAGTAACACCG GCTTCCATAATTTTTCGTTTCATGATTTGGAAAGTGTTACAAATAATTTTGATGCACGACCAGAATCAGCTGGAGGCAATAAACTGGGAGAAGGTGGCTTTGGTGTTGTGTTCAAAGGCTACATCAACGGCAGAAACGTGGCTGTCAAGAAGCTCATTGCT ATGGTTGATGTTAGTGTTCAGGACTTGAAACAGCAATTTgatcaagaaataaaattgatGGCAAA gTGTCAGCATGAAAATCTGGTAGAATTACTTGGTTTCTCAAGTGATGGTGCTCAGCCATGTCTGGTCTACGAATACATGCCCAACGGTTCCTTGCTTGACCGACTTGCTTGTCTA GATGACACTCCACCAATTTCTTGGAATACAAGATGTAAAATTGTTCAAGGTACAGCAAATGGCATCAACTTTCTGCATGAAAATAATCATATTCACAGAGATATTAAAAG TGCAAATATCTTACTAACTGATACGTATATGCCCAAAATTTCTGACTTTGGACTTGCAAGAGCATCTGTAACATTCACACGAACAATCATGACTGAAAGAATTGTTGGAACAGCAGCCTATATGGCACCTGAAGCTCTGCGAGGAGAGATAACACCTAAATCTGATATCTTCAGTTTTGGAGTA GTCTTACTAGAAATAATAACGGGTCTTCCTCCAGTAGATGACAAACGGGAGCCACAGTTACTG TTAGGTATCAAAGATGAAATTGAGGATGAGGAAGCAACTATTGAAGATTATGTTGATGAAAAGATGAGTGACTGGGATGCACCCTCAGTTCATAAAATGTATTCAATTGCTGATCGGTgcctgaatgagaaaaaaaacagaaggccAGACATGAAGATG GTTCAACAGCATCTACAAGAGATAAACATTTTATAA
- the IRAK4 gene encoding interleukin-1 receptor-associated kinase 4 isoform X1: protein MSTPVTMSTYVRCLSYGLMRQLADFIDPQEGWKKLAVDITNPTGESRYNQMHIRRFEAFVQMGKSPTCELLYDWGTTNCTVADLVDLLIRNQFLAPASLLLPEAARMAQEVTLPLSSQETLPIHEKQLPVQEKEVASVQPVLAQSTEKQHSAPFFSQENSSSQSSNTGFHNFSFHDLESVTNNFDARPESAGGNKLGEGGFGVVFKGYINGRNVAVKKLIAMVDVSVQDLKQQFDQEIKLMAKCQHENLVELLGFSSDGAQPCLVYEYMPNGSLLDRLACLDDTPPISWNTRCKIVQGTANGINFLHENNHIHRDIKRFGEQEGEVRHASFYANILLTDTYMPKISDFGLARASVTFTRTIMTERIVGTAAYMAPEALRGEITPKSDIFSFGVVLLEIITGLPPVDDKREPQLLLGIKDEIEDEEATIEDYVDEKMSDWDAPSVHKMYSIADRCLNEKKNRRPDMKMVQQHLQEINIL, encoded by the exons ATGAGCACGCCGGTGACGATGTCAACGTACGTCCGGTGCCTCAGCTACGGGCTCATGAGGCAGCTGGCAGACTTCATCGACCCGCAGGAAGGGTGGAAGAAGTTAGCAGTAGATATAACCAACCCGACCGGTGAAAGCAGATACAACCAAATGCACATAAG gAGATTTGAGGCATTTGTCCAAATGGGAAAGAGCCCCACATGTGAATTGCTTTATGACTGGGGAACCACAAACTGTACAGTTGCTGATCTTGTGGACCTCCTGATTAGGAATCAGTTTCTAGCACCAGCAAGCCTTTTGCTTCCAG AAGCTGCAAGGATGGCACAAGAAGTTACATTACCTCTTTCTTCGCAGGAAACATTACCTATACATGAGAAACAACTGCCTgtacaggaaaaagaagtggCCTCTGTACAGCCTGTTTTAGCTCAGAGTACTGAGAAGCAACATTCAGCTCCTTTTTTCAGTCAAGAAAACAGTAGCTCACAGTCCAGTAACACCG GCTTCCATAATTTTTCGTTTCATGATTTGGAAAGTGTTACAAATAATTTTGATGCACGACCAGAATCAGCTGGAGGCAATAAACTGGGAGAAGGTGGCTTTGGTGTTGTGTTCAAAGGCTACATCAACGGCAGAAACGTGGCTGTCAAGAAGCTCATTGCT ATGGTTGATGTTAGTGTTCAGGACTTGAAACAGCAATTTgatcaagaaataaaattgatGGCAAA gTGTCAGCATGAAAATCTGGTAGAATTACTTGGTTTCTCAAGTGATGGTGCTCAGCCATGTCTGGTCTACGAATACATGCCCAACGGTTCCTTGCTTGACCGACTTGCTTGTCTA GATGACACTCCACCAATTTCTTGGAATACAAGATGTAAAATTGTTCAAGGTACAGCAAATGGCATCAACTTTCTGCATGAAAATAATCATATTCACAGAGATATTAAAAG GTTTGGAGAACAAGAAGGGGAAGTCAGACATGCAAGTTTCTA TGCAAATATCTTACTAACTGATACGTATATGCCCAAAATTTCTGACTTTGGACTTGCAAGAGCATCTGTAACATTCACACGAACAATCATGACTGAAAGAATTGTTGGAACAGCAGCCTATATGGCACCTGAAGCTCTGCGAGGAGAGATAACACCTAAATCTGATATCTTCAGTTTTGGAGTA GTCTTACTAGAAATAATAACGGGTCTTCCTCCAGTAGATGACAAACGGGAGCCACAGTTACTG TTAGGTATCAAAGATGAAATTGAGGATGAGGAAGCAACTATTGAAGATTATGTTGATGAAAAGATGAGTGACTGGGATGCACCCTCAGTTCATAAAATGTATTCAATTGCTGATCGGTgcctgaatgagaaaaaaaacagaaggccAGACATGAAGATG GTTCAACAGCATCTACAAGAGATAAACATTTTATAA